GTTAACAGGAGCCATGGAACTGACCGAGCAGTTGTCGTTCAGCCACGACGACCGGCGGGACCTGTACGAGTACGTCGAGGAGCACGGGACGGTCCACGAGCGCGAGGCGCGGCGGGCGCTCAACATGGACCCGACGGCGTTCGGCCACCACGCGACCGTGCTGGTCCGCGACGGCTACCTCACCTGGGAGGACGACCGCCTGAGCGTCGCCTACGAGGAGGAGGACACGAGCGACCACGAGACGAACGGGTTCACGTACACGGTCCGGATGGCCGCACAGCGCGACCTCGGCGGGCTCGTCGGCGCCATCCGCGAGGTCGCCGAGGAGGGGACCTACATCGAGGCGGAGACGGTGGCGGACATCATCGAGCACGACGAGGTCGTCCTGCGACACAACGAGCTCGGGTCGCGGCTGTTCTTCGTCGCCGCCGTCGACGACGACGTCATCGGGTGGGTCCACCTCGAGTTGCCCGAGGCGGAGAAGCTGAGCCACACCGCGGTGTTGACCGTCGGGCTCCTTCCGGAGTACAGGGGCAAGGGGATCGGGTCGACGCTCCTGGCGCGCGGCGAGTCGTGGGCCGCCGACAACGGCTTCG
This genomic stretch from Halobaculum roseum harbors:
- a CDS encoding GNAT family N-acetyltransferase — encoded protein: MELTEQLSFSHDDRRDLYEYVEEHGTVHEREARRALNMDPTAFGHHATVLVRDGYLTWEDDRLSVAYEEEDTSDHETNGFTYTVRMAAQRDLGGLVGAIREVAEEGTYIEAETVADIIEHDEVVLRHNELGSRLFFVAAVDDDVIGWVHLELPEAEKLSHTAVLTVGLLPEYRGKGIGSTLLARGESWAADNGFEKLYNSVPATNADAVEFLVAHGWEREAVRERHYKIDGEYVDELMLAKRID